The following proteins are co-located in the Megalops cyprinoides isolate fMegCyp1 chromosome 15, fMegCyp1.pri, whole genome shotgun sequence genome:
- the rtkn2a gene encoding rhotekin-2, translated as MATMQHTRDIQTFQRNERTRATVSACSALGMEIKRKKIRQSTVFLHNEDSNIQEKIDFEIRMREGAYKLLVASTKREQILNASKSLLTCNTRIKVYMSELQKRKEGQDARGASGRRSSDDGCRERVACKGKVALSGLRIPLMWKDSDHFNNKGSSRRVAVFCLMKIGAEVFDTEMVVVDRSATDICFEGSTIFTEAGPGFELTLELYSCAVEEETSLANTPKKLAKRLRTSLGKASGKKLCPLLEAGDPEAFMLSNPVPPASKFSLLAYTALGLPQAEGSFLSHSLSVIQNAESSSWLPLYGNLCCRLVAQPDCMTQDVMSGFLNQQQSVGGVPRSCTFYCVLRAGTLSCYFSPEEIHAKMEAAVVIPINKETRIRVVEKDPRKGSNSVTIINPVEGGAGATHVFTAESREQLEDWMEAFWQHFYDQLQWQQCCSELMKLEVTSPKKPPLFQTRHADSVYNDLSIGSPGKFESLTDIIHSKIEETDGRFLIGQEEETKAPDWAVLFEGSHSLVVQKSVLLPDLSNNQPGPSSSATKKRRAPPPPPDRQPYTPPPPPDREPHAPPHLPDRQLYAPPPLPDRQLYAPPSSALQQGTEGRRRPGRGTGRPSLDAKFSAIIQQLQRNSGLSRNPAPLSQRDAENQPPERPPQPAPRQKPRSFREKMKPKVW; from the exons ATGGCGACCATGCAGCATACGCGGGATATTCAAACCTTTCAGAGGAATGAAAGGACGAGGGCGACCGTATCGGCCTGTTCTGCGCTCGGCATGGAgatcaaaagaaagaaaatccgACAGAGCACTGTATTTCTGCATAACGAG GACAGCAATATCCAGGAGAAGATAGACTTTGAAATCCGCATGCGAGAGGGTGCATACAAGCTTCTGGTGGCCAGCACTAAGAGAGAGCAGATCCTCAACGCTTCTAAAAGCCTCCTGACCTGTAACACTCGCATCAAGGTGTACATGAGCGAGCtgcagaagaggaaggagggtCAGGATGCCAGAGGGGCTtcagggaggag GTCATCAGATGATGGCTGTAGGGAGCGTGTGGCCTGTAAGGGAAAAGTTGCTTTATCAG GCCTTCGCATTCCATTAATGTGGAAAGATTCTGACCACTTCAACAACAAAGGAa GCTCTCGAAGAGTTGCAGTGTTTTGCCTGATGAAAATTGGAGCAGAGGTTTTTGACACAGAGATGGTGGTTGTGGATAGATCTGCAACAGACATTTGTTTTGAGGGCTCAACAATATT TACTGAGGCCGGCCCTGGGTTTGAGCTGACACTGGAGCTTtacagctgtgctgtggaggaggAGACGTCCTTGGCCAACACTCCAAAGAAGCTGGCAAAGAGGCTGCGGACCTCGCTGGGCAAGGCTTCCGGGAAAAaactctgccccctgctggaagCTGGCGACCCTGAGGCTTTCATGCTGTCAAACCCAGTACCCCC GGCATCGAAGTTCAGCCTGCTGGCGTACACAGCACTGGGCCTGCCTCAGGCTGAGGGGAGCTTTCTGTCCCATTCGCTGTCAGTCATACAGAACG CGGAGAGCTCCTCTTGGCTGCCCCTGTATGGGAACCTCTGCTGTCGCTTGGTGGCTCAGCCAGACTGCATGACTCAGGATGTGATGAGTGGCTTCCTGAACCAGCAG cagagtGTTGGGGGCGTGCCGAGGAGCTGCACGTTCTACTGTGTGCTCAGGGCTGGCACCCTCTCCTGCTACTTCTCTCCAGAGGAGATCCACGCCAAGATGGAGGCTGCTGTGGTCATTCCCATAAACAAG GAAACACGGATACGAGTGGTGGAGAAAGACCCCAGGAAGGGGTCAAACAGCGTAACGATCATCAACCCtgtggagggaggggcgggggcgACGCATGTGTTCACAgcggagagcagagagcagctggagGACTGGATGGAGGCCTTTTGGCAGCACTTCTATGACCAGC tgcagtggcagcagtgctgcagtgagCTGATGAAGCTTGAAGTGACGTCCCCAAAGAAACCCCCCCTGTTCCAAACCCGACACGCCGACTCTGTCTACAATGAtctca GTATTGGCTCCCCTGGGAAGTTTGAGAGTCTCACCGACATCATCCACAGTAAGATTGAGGAAACGGATGGCCGTTTCCTCATTGGTCAGGAGGAAGAGACCAAGGCTCCTGATTGGGCTGTTCTGTTTGAGGGGTCTCACTCTCTGGTGGTGCAGAAGAGTGTGCTGTTGCCTGACCTAAGCAACAACCAGCCCGGTCCCAGCAGCAGTGCAACCAAAAAGCGCcgtgccccaccccctccccctgacaGACAGCCATAtaccccgccccctccccctgacaGAGAGCCACATGCCCCGCCCCATCTTCCTGACAGACAGCTGtatgccccgccccctctgccTGACAGACAGCTGTATGCCCCGCCCAGCAGCGCCCTGCAGCAGGGCACTGAGGGCAGGAGGAGGCCAGGGAGGGGCACAGGCCGGCCCTCTCTAGATGCCAAATTCTCTGCCAtcatccagcagctgcagaggaacTCCGGCCTGAGCCGAAACCCTGCCCCCCTCAGCCAGCGGGACGCTGAGAACCAGCCACCAGAGCGGCCCCCTCAGCCAGCCCCGCGCCAGAAGCCCCGGTCCTTTAGGGAGAAGATGAAGCCCAAAGTGTGGTGA
- the LOC118790251 gene encoding protein ZNF365-like has translation MLQVFSFKVVCEMQEKLRVRSEPLFEESRQLPFRCPRCGERERFRSLLSLRAHLDYHHTYSTVHNLSLATRGRPVNVLLDHRKAQDASSTERCKSSSVVKCCSVDCLGRWNLKHTGVGLSLCPSNEVSEDLPDRGGATEPPSSRGVDTVPVQAQLRRRVEDMLRAADSSVERRLQQRVQSQHRVQQQRGPCEGERGPCERERGACERERGACEREKALSRQVDTAVIVIATLRGQLSESHLELERKEREIDSIHHFLEVAVQHETCGKLHLQNFIENILQRIASAETLLEYYQRASNQPNCTTHSVSPTAENGPQRMTKRRSAEQPVASAFPKSSTNRCRPEQQF, from the exons ATGCTGCAGGTGTTTTCTTTCAAG GTGGTCTGTGAAATGCAGGAGAAGTTAAGGGTGCGAAGTGAGCCTCTTTTTGAGGAGAGCAGACAGCTTCCATTCCGCTGCCCGCGATGTGGGGAGCGAGAGAGGTTCCGCAGTCTGTTGTCCCTGAGGGCTCATCTCGACTACCACCACACCTACAGCACTGTGCACAACCTCAGcctggccaccagggggcgtcCTGTAAACGTGCTGCTGGACCACAGGAAGGCCCAGGAtgccagcagcactgagaggtGTAAAAGTTCATCAGTGGTGAAGTGCTGCTCAGTGGACTGCCTGGGGAGGTGgaacctgaaacacacaggggTAGGCCTGTCACTGTGCCCCAGCAATGAGGTGTCAGAGGACCTCCCAGACAGAGGGGGTGCTACTGAGCCGCCCAGCAGTAGAGGAGTGGACACAGTCCCTGTGCAGGCCCAACTCAGGCGCAGGGTGGAGGACATGCTGAGGGCAGCTGACAGCAGCGTGGAGCGGAGGCTGCAGCAGCGAGTGCAGTCCCAGCACCGGGTTCAGCAGCAGAGGGGGCCATgcgagggggagagggggccgtgc gagagggagaggggggcgtgcgagagggagaggggggcatgtgagagggagaaggctCTCAGCAGGCAGGTGGACACGGCCGTCATTGTGATCGCCACCCTGCGCGGGCAGCTTTCAGAGTCGCacctggagctggagaggaaggagcG GGAGATTGACAGTATTCACCACTTTCTGGAAGTGGCTGTTCAGCATGAAACATGTGGGAAACTTCATCTTCAAAACTTCATTGAGAACATCTTACAACGCATTGCTTCAGCTGAGACGCTTCTGGAATATTATCAAAGAGCCTCAAATCAGCCTAACTGTACAACCCACAGT GTGTCACCAACAGCTGAGAATGGACCACAAAGAATGACCAAACGCAG GTCAGCAGAGCAGCCTGTGGCGTCTGCTTTTCCCAAATCCTCCACTAACCGCTGCAGACCTGAGCAGCAGTTCTGA